A single window of Penaeus chinensis breed Huanghai No. 1 chromosome 9, ASM1920278v2, whole genome shotgun sequence DNA harbors:
- the LOC125029071 gene encoding uncharacterized protein LOC125029071 — MNTHRNFKSIIPSITSAEDISEFIGPALSYQYMFDRRTSPWEMEHFEDGELEKFEMDLEKVDRLYYIYAYDDVFGSKYEILARLDYKGKSAYVNLVASCDFTGFECQGGGYIYISFNTNVFTKIMLDDHHKRDLIYNSLASDGVNVEEQSEHDRLPARMWQSVPMLKFLCHMAICEHKDRLRHVYAEVLPEVLINSIDEFLKLQETKNAFED, encoded by the coding sequence ATGAATACTCACAGAAACTTCAAGAGCATCATCCCGTCCATTACATCTGCCGAAGATATATCTGAGTTCATTGGCCCTGCGCTATCGTACCAGTACATGTTTGACCGCAGAACGTCGCCCTGGGAGATGGAACATTTTGAAGATGGTGAACTGGAAAAGTTCGAAATGGATTTAGAGAAAGTGGACCGCTTATATTACATCTATGCCTACGACGATGTCTTCGGCAGTAAATACGAAATCCTGGCTCGCCTCGACTACAAAGGCAAAAGCGCCTACGTCAATTTAGTCGCCAGCTGTGATTTTACGGGCTTCGAATGCCAAGGTGGCGGCTATATTTACATTTCCTTCAACACAAACGTGTTTACGAAAATAATGCTGGACGATCATCATAAGCGCGATCTCATTTATAATTCCCTCGCCAGTGATGGGGTAAATGTGGAGGAACAGAGTGAACACGACCGTCTGCCTGCGAGGATGTGGCAGAGCGTTCCAATGCTGAAGTTCCTGTGCCATATGGCAATCTGCGAGCACAAGGACCGCCTGCGACATGTCTACGCGGAGGTTCTTCCCGAGGTGCTCATCAACAGCATAGATGAGTTCCTTAAATTGCAAGAAACTAAAAATGCTTTCGAAGActga